In the genome of Sulfuricurvum sp., one region contains:
- a CDS encoding NifB/NifX family molybdenum-iron cluster-binding protein, with the protein MIAIPVESDNGTPMSTKLFGNAKFFAMVEPKSKEYTIIANEGCGNGIQTANYLLEQGASSALYGFLGDGPFHVMVRGGINVYWLGKETMPLDKAIETALSESLVHVTTENAALYLDPGTAAGACECGCTHD; encoded by the coding sequence ATGATCGCCATCCCTGTGGAATCCGATAACGGTACCCCTATGAGTACCAAACTCTTCGGTAACGCTAAATTTTTTGCTATGGTTGAACCAAAGAGCAAGGAATACACCATAATTGCTAACGAAGGGTGCGGTAACGGTATCCAAACGGCTAACTATTTGTTAGAACAAGGTGCTTCTTCTGCTTTATACGGTTTTTTAGGAGACGGACCGTTTCATGTTATGGTTCGGGGCGGAATAAATGTTTACTGGCTCGGTAAAGAGACTATGCCTTTGGACAAAGCCATTGAAACCGCACTGTCTGAGTCGTTAGTACATGTTACGACGGAAAATGCCGCTCTCTATCTTGATCCGGGCACCGCTGCCGGCGCGTGCGAATGCGGGTGTACTCATGACTGA
- a CDS encoding NifU family protein, producing the protein MQGEIKLEIKILPRYEASFSAIAASVANRGFAPIVFKSIKELAMEELRTHYHYFSNEEGDGYEIYSCDYPDIKGYGDTYEEAMSDLRKNLKRNEEKIMEAQSLMEEAIAAYDRKDYMVAKSIWEGLVHTNADAMVNLGTMYVKGLGVAKSITTAFTLFERAASMGHEVASFYLGGMYENGIGVAADKDQSICYYTVAAEANMPTAQLKLGILLRNDDILNSMKWMIRAAHAGEAQAHSLLTYVSNQNDASDINVAFRMMDESSQRAKVEMVVAENLAPILASDGGGVELVNYVSGDTPEIWLRYLGACSGCHLGPTSTAGMILEQFENVIDKRIVIYLW; encoded by the coding sequence TTGCAAGGTGAAATTAAATTAGAGATAAAAATTCTGCCTCGTTATGAGGCAAGCTTTAGTGCCATAGCGGCTAGCGTAGCAAATCGGGGCTTTGCTCCGATTGTGTTCAAATCAATAAAAGAGTTAGCAATGGAAGAGCTTCGTACCCATTATCACTATTTCAGTAATGAAGAGGGGGACGGTTATGAGATTTATAGCTGTGATTATCCGGATATAAAAGGGTATGGCGATACTTATGAAGAAGCAATGTCGGATTTACGTAAAAATTTAAAACGAAACGAGGAGAAAATAATGGAAGCACAATCATTGATGGAGGAAGCGATAGCCGCCTATGATCGTAAAGATTATATGGTTGCAAAATCGATTTGGGAAGGATTGGTCCATACCAATGCGGATGCAATGGTCAATCTCGGAACCATGTATGTCAAAGGATTAGGTGTTGCTAAAAGTATCACTACCGCATTCACTCTGTTTGAACGTGCGGCATCTATGGGGCATGAAGTGGCATCGTTTTATCTTGGCGGGATGTATGAAAACGGGATCGGCGTTGCTGCGGATAAAGATCAGTCGATCTGTTATTATACGGTTGCGGCAGAAGCGAATATGCCTACTGCACAGCTGAAACTCGGAATTTTGTTACGTAACGACGATATATTGAATTCTATGAAATGGATGATCAGAGCGGCTCATGCCGGAGAAGCTCAAGCACACTCTCTCCTCACCTATGTCAGTAATCAAAATGATGCGTCCGACATAAATGTCGCATTTCGAATGATGGATGAATCCTCTCAACGAGCCAAAGTCGAAATGGTCGTTGCCGAAAATCTCGCTCCGATCCTCGCAAGTGACGGCGGCGGGGTAGAACTTGTGAATTATGTCAGCGGAGATACTCCTGAAATCTGGCTCCGTTATTTGGGTGCGTGTTCGGGATGCCATTTGGGGCCAACCTCGACAGCAGGGATGATTTTAGAGCAATTTGAAAATGTCATTGATAAAAGAATAGTAATCTATCTTTGGTAG
- a CDS encoding TOBE domain-containing protein, protein MNAMVARVEDIKSDEFFSCITVRVNNTDLKLLKTEAPKWLRVGDEVECRIQEAAIALCTGSKEGSVSIENHLSGELQHFRKGVVLSEVSVNTPCGQLNSLITTDAFERMELCEGCSVTLLLKAVDIKLLPVLDSTSYENCKDKLYLATKE, encoded by the coding sequence ATGAATGCAATGGTTGCACGGGTGGAAGATATTAAAAGCGATGAGTTTTTCAGTTGCATTACCGTACGGGTCAATAATACGGACTTGAAACTGCTTAAAACTGAAGCCCCGAAATGGCTTCGTGTCGGTGATGAAGTCGAATGCCGTATCCAAGAAGCGGCCATTGCACTTTGTACCGGGAGCAAAGAGGGAAGCGTATCGATCGAAAATCATTTAAGTGGAGAATTGCAACATTTTCGTAAGGGTGTAGTCCTCAGTGAGGTAAGTGTCAATACTCCGTGCGGACAACTTAATTCTCTTATCACAACGGATGCGTTTGAACGGATGGAACTTTGCGAGGGGTGTTCGGTCACTTTGCTGCTTAAAGCCGTCGATATCAAACTTCTTCCGGTATTGGATTCAACCTCGTATGAAAATTGCAAAGATAAATTATATCTAGCCACCAAGGAGTAA
- a CDS encoding 4Fe-4S dicluster domain-containing protein has translation MAVLITDLCINCDACVEVCPVGAIASEGDSPRDDWEYTYVKPEKCIECVGHAETPACAAECPTEGCIVWDMPYTADYNDYYVNSSEYVIGSSKKRGVLTPEVSPQPFRDDISIAMREAREAVAV, from the coding sequence ATGGCTGTATTAATAACTGATTTATGTATCAACTGCGACGCTTGTGTCGAAGTATGTCCTGTAGGAGCAATCGCAAGTGAAGGTGATTCACCGCGTGATGACTGGGAATATACTTATGTAAAACCGGAAAAATGTATCGAGTGTGTCGGTCATGCTGAAACACCTGCTTGTGCTGCTGAGTGTCCTACTGAGGGTTGTATCGTATGGGATATGCCGTATACGGCAGATTACAACGACTACTATGTCAACAGTTCTGAATATGTGATCGGTTCGAGTAAAAAACGGGGTGTTCTTACTCCGGAAGTTTCTCCTCAACCGTTCCGTGATGATATCTCTATCGCAATGCGTGAAGCGCGTGAAGCGGTAGCGGTCTAA
- a CDS encoding NifB/NifX family molybdenum-iron cluster-binding protein yields MLIAFASSDGITVNQHFGWSKSFELYRITEDSAEFVKTLDSSQDAIEDEHEKLAYKISTVKEADIMYCSQIGPTASKMVLASKIYPMRSGENDRIDETIVKLQELLLGNPPPWLQRIVHTSKDNNAI; encoded by the coding sequence ATGCTTATCGCGTTTGCTTCATCGGATGGGATCACTGTCAATCAGCATTTTGGATGGTCGAAGAGTTTTGAGCTTTACCGTATCACCGAAGATAGTGCCGAATTTGTCAAAACATTGGACAGTTCCCAAGATGCGATTGAAGACGAACACGAAAAACTGGCTTATAAAATAAGTACGGTCAAAGAAGCAGACATCATGTACTGCTCTCAAATCGGGCCAACCGCTTCCAAAATGGTGTTGGCATCAAAAATATATCCGATGCGCTCTGGAGAAAACGATCGAATCGATGAGACGATCGTAAAACTCCAAGAGCTGTTACTGGGCAATCCGCCGCCGTGGTTACAGCGTATTGTTCACACGTCCAAAGATAATAATGCTATCTGA
- a CDS encoding 4Fe-4S dicluster domain-containing protein — MSVIIDDTCITCDACLQQCPVNAIVDDLNNPTGNKRYYVQPEKCIECVGVYDDPQCAAICPSIGCITWDMPFTKEFDAHFLNAEMYKLGEKNGVPKSPAFREKKYRKDIPNEMRGVGHLVQEEPENLEEVG, encoded by the coding sequence ATGTCTGTAATTATTGATGATACCTGCATCACATGTGATGCGTGTTTGCAACAATGTCCGGTCAATGCGATCGTGGATGATTTGAACAACCCTACCGGGAATAAACGTTATTACGTCCAACCGGAGAAGTGTATCGAGTGTGTCGGTGTGTATGATGACCCGCAATGTGCGGCGATTTGTCCAAGTATCGGATGTATTACATGGGATATGCCGTTTACTAAAGAGTTTGATGCTCATTTCTTGAATGCAGAAATGTATAAACTCGGAGAGAAAAACGGTGTTCCTAAATCTCCGGCATTCCGAGAGAAAAAATATCGTAAAGATATTCCGAATGAGATGCGCGGTGTCGGACATCTTGTTCAAGAAGAACCTGAGAATCTCGAAGAAGTAGGGTGA
- a CDS encoding HlyD family secretion protein → MNKNNRYTKLIRYVITFSVVSLAVFLGLMLWHNYMNSPWTRDGRVRADVVMIAPDVSGLVSQVNVVDNQFVHKGDILFQIDKERFLHALRAAEAVAHTRKAEYDMKKHQAARRNAADDDVVSAENRDDTSFDAQMAYAKYQEALAQVETAKLDLERSSVRASTDGWVSNLLLRRGDYLNAGEKHMAIITAGSFWVYGYFEEHKLSMIHIGDKAKMNMLGTKFTVKGHVESIARGISDRDNTTDGRLLANVNPIFTWIRLAQRIPVRIHIDEVPKGLTLSAGMTCSVSILPNKSDQRGAAQ, encoded by the coding sequence ATGAATAAAAATAACCGATATACGAAGCTTATCCGCTACGTCATTACGTTTTCCGTCGTCTCTTTGGCCGTATTTCTCGGTCTTATGCTCTGGCATAACTACATGAACAGTCCGTGGACACGTGACGGCCGTGTCCGCGCCGATGTCGTCATGATCGCCCCCGATGTCAGCGGGTTGGTCTCACAAGTAAACGTTGTGGACAACCAATTCGTTCACAAAGGGGATATCCTCTTTCAGATCGATAAAGAGCGGTTCCTCCATGCACTCCGTGCAGCCGAAGCTGTTGCGCACACACGCAAAGCCGAATACGACATGAAAAAACACCAAGCCGCACGCCGTAACGCCGCCGATGACGACGTCGTCTCAGCAGAGAACCGTGACGATACCTCATTTGATGCCCAGATGGCCTATGCCAAATACCAAGAAGCGCTCGCTCAGGTCGAAACGGCGAAGCTGGATTTGGAACGTTCCAGCGTACGCGCTTCGACAGACGGATGGGTATCAAACCTTCTCTTACGCAGAGGAGATTATCTCAATGCCGGAGAAAAACATATGGCGATCATTACCGCCGGATCCTTCTGGGTATACGGATATTTTGAAGAGCATAAACTCTCGATGATTCATATCGGAGACAAAGCCAAAATGAATATGTTAGGGACAAAATTCACGGTTAAAGGGCATGTTGAAAGTATTGCAAGAGGGATATCCGACCGTGACAATACGACGGACGGAAGACTCTTGGCAAATGTCAATCCGATCTTTACCTGGATTCGTCTTGCTCAACGTATTCCCGTGCGTATTCATATCGATGAAGTTCCAAAGGGTTTGACACTCTCTGCAGGGATGACCTGTTCGGTCAGTATCCTCCCGAATAAATCCGACCAAAGGGGTGCTGCACAGTAA
- a CDS encoding DUF1656 domain-containing protein, producing the protein MPLDITLFGIQMPTLLPIFVITAILQILLDRLMSDAGVYQHVWHPGLFRTGIFVCLFTIPCLLIYR; encoded by the coding sequence ATGCCGTTAGATATCACTTTGTTCGGCATCCAAATGCCGACGTTGCTTCCCATCTTCGTCATTACGGCGATATTGCAGATTTTATTGGATCGACTGATGTCGGATGCCGGCGTGTATCAGCATGTATGGCATCCGGGGCTGTTTCGGACGGGAATTTTCGTCTGTTTGTTCACCATTCCATGTTTACTGATCTACCGTTAA
- a CDS encoding FUSC family protein → MQPNSALLTNIKSFPWQRGLYEWRTNDAPTLIYMAKATLAGLLALWISMTLNLPDPRTAIFTVFIVMQPQSGLVFSKSYYRVLGTVAGVGMSLILMGMFAQDPVWFISFFALWIGIATAAGFKYRNFQSYGFVLAGYTLCIVALPVIETPLDIFDIATSRFSEVLVGIICATLISDIIFPRRLLDSLIASERERFLNVLTTLADPKEVFAPISEANGGVARFSSGVVGLNAVRINSSFESGSDQKERQHYQHLNHQYMNLSTTFHSLKSILTAIKIRGGKEALSTLEALYAPISAALKTLPSSPMTPEELEGVIQKLLEVKNTIQEDFETKYAAIRETMDEEWEDQFTSAGYLMIRLLDELHSHCVTYLSLLKHRLSGKSSLELSRAVRFSTHTDNVLVALAALRGSGVLLVTMMFWIWTAWPFATLTITLAVVIGLLLGTLPSPLDGVVNFFKGAVLALMLAALYDFYLIPQYTSDMLTLSLLIAPVLAFVGWMTTKPKLGIFAFGFVFMFMSQCALDPYYKIEPTKFMEASLASLIGIMFGGLAYLLVNFWSCSLTQQRVAKILRRQIVNLCDGSIAVERSALESTGRDLVQQFSTQGRLNMRSSRLVYEWLLSTLEIGRAILAIRRSQQRLYSHYRHPKIESSLLCIKNFFDAPSLELRKTLLQSLSETIRMLREENIPTENIQMKRMKHLITELALIHTVLQNDLSLPIATEDSCR, encoded by the coding sequence ATGCAACCAAATAGCGCACTCCTCACAAACATCAAAAGTTTTCCATGGCAACGGGGGTTGTATGAATGGCGGACCAATGACGCTCCGACACTCATCTATATGGCAAAAGCAACGCTTGCGGGACTTTTGGCATTATGGATTTCGATGACGCTGAATCTTCCCGATCCGCGAACGGCGATTTTCACCGTATTTATCGTTATGCAGCCCCAAAGCGGTTTGGTTTTCTCCAAAAGCTATTACCGTGTTTTGGGAACGGTTGCGGGTGTGGGAATGTCGCTGATCCTGATGGGGATGTTTGCACAGGACCCGGTATGGTTTATCTCGTTTTTCGCTCTGTGGATCGGTATCGCCACTGCGGCGGGATTCAAATACCGCAATTTTCAATCGTACGGATTCGTTTTGGCAGGATACACCCTGTGCATCGTCGCCCTCCCCGTTATCGAAACACCATTGGACATTTTCGATATCGCGACGTCACGATTTTCGGAAGTTCTTGTTGGTATTATCTGTGCAACGCTGATCAGCGATATCATCTTTCCCCGCCGATTGCTCGATTCATTGATCGCCAGCGAACGCGAACGTTTTCTCAATGTCCTCACGACTTTGGCGGATCCCAAAGAGGTATTTGCCCCGATCAGTGAAGCAAACGGCGGAGTCGCCCGATTCTCAAGCGGGGTGGTCGGGCTGAATGCCGTCCGCATCAACAGCAGTTTTGAGAGCGGAAGCGATCAAAAAGAGCGTCAGCATTATCAGCATCTGAATCATCAGTACATGAATCTCTCAACAACGTTTCACTCGCTCAAAAGCATTCTGACGGCGATAAAAATACGCGGGGGAAAAGAGGCGTTATCAACCTTGGAAGCGTTATATGCTCCGATCTCCGCGGCGCTGAAAACCCTACCCTCTTCACCGATGACGCCTGAGGAACTCGAAGGTGTCATTCAAAAGCTTTTGGAAGTCAAAAACACGATTCAGGAAGATTTTGAGACCAAATACGCCGCAATCCGTGAAACGATGGATGAAGAGTGGGAAGATCAGTTTACTTCGGCAGGGTATCTGATGATCCGTTTGCTTGATGAGCTTCACAGCCATTGTGTTACCTATCTCTCGCTTCTCAAACACCGTTTGTCGGGAAAATCATCCTTGGAACTGAGCCGTGCCGTGCGGTTTTCGACCCATACCGATAATGTCCTCGTCGCTCTGGCTGCATTGCGTGGAAGCGGAGTATTGCTGGTGACCATGATGTTCTGGATATGGACGGCATGGCCGTTCGCGACGCTGACCATCACGCTGGCGGTCGTTATCGGATTGCTTCTGGGGACGTTGCCGAGTCCATTGGACGGAGTCGTCAACTTTTTCAAAGGGGCGGTACTCGCCCTGATGCTGGCGGCTTTGTACGATTTTTATCTGATCCCGCAGTACACATCGGACATGCTGACCCTCAGCCTCTTGATCGCTCCGGTTTTAGCTTTCGTAGGGTGGATGACGACCAAACCGAAACTGGGGATTTTTGCATTCGGTTTTGTCTTCATGTTTATGAGCCAATGCGCCCTCGATCCGTATTATAAGATCGAACCGACCAAATTTATGGAAGCGTCATTGGCATCGCTCATCGGAATCATGTTCGGCGGCTTGGCTTATCTTCTGGTCAACTTCTGGTCGTGTTCTTTGACGCAACAGCGTGTCGCCAAGATTCTGCGCCGCCAGATCGTCAACCTGTGCGACGGATCGATCGCTGTGGAACGGAGTGCCCTGGAGAGCACCGGCCGAGATCTGGTTCAACAGTTCTCTACCCAGGGGCGGTTAAATATGCGTTCGAGTCGTCTCGTGTACGAATGGCTCCTCTCGACACTGGAGATCGGACGGGCTATTTTGGCCATACGTCGAAGCCAGCAACGCCTTTACAGCCATTACCGCCATCCGAAGATCGAATCATCGCTGCTGTGCATCAAAAACTTTTTCGATGCGCCGTCTTTGGAGCTCCGAAAAACGCTGTTGCAGAGTCTTTCGGAAACAATCCGGATGCTCCGAGAAGAGAACATACCTACGGAGAATATACAAATGAAACGGATGAAACATCTGATCACCGAACTGGCACTCATCCATACCGTTTTGCAAAACGATCTCTCTTTACCGATCGCAACGGAGGATTCATGCCGTTAG
- a CDS encoding efflux transporter outer membrane subunit — translation MRYKRQLLTLLPILLLTGCVPKIDKAVPLSEDTITCDIEKNINDYETADVRLVSDWWKDYNDPQLNTIIDKALSNAPSLKSVEARYSQANSIIKSVESRNMPHIAANASLIRERFSENHIFPAPLGGSTNNQYQPSLTLDYDFDFWNERSSRILAATNSAYAQKATIEASKIALSSAICETYLSWNFDEQKLVLLSTLEKTTMEELSIITKQYRLGLIDATEINTKKAELSQIAQRSAELHRVIEGKKESICVLGGFLPSYIDTMKRPHISNTFNVPLPKEIVLNLLAHRSDVAIAKYMALSKSHMIENAKAKFYPNISLSGLIGFTSFSWARLLDHSSYTPSAGVALSLPLLDWGERNANLQSNVGDYNSSVYDYNQVVIKAANEVVVLIKQTKLIESQIDLHHDDLNAKYANVSIRRKQYSLGLSNKLPLLTADKTAYESEMEALTLDETKSQLQIFLIKALGGGYSDKGENNATK, via the coding sequence ATGAGATACAAAAGGCAACTGCTTACACTTCTACCGATTCTGTTACTGACAGGATGCGTACCAAAAATCGATAAGGCCGTACCGCTTTCGGAAGATACCATTACTTGCGATATCGAAAAAAATATCAACGACTATGAGACCGCCGATGTACGACTCGTATCCGATTGGTGGAAAGACTACAATGACCCGCAGCTCAATACCATTATTGATAAGGCACTCTCCAACGCCCCGTCGCTCAAAAGCGTTGAAGCTCGATACTCTCAGGCCAACAGCATTATCAAATCCGTTGAGTCACGTAACATGCCGCATATCGCTGCAAATGCAAGTCTTATCAGAGAACGCTTCAGCGAAAATCATATCTTTCCGGCACCTTTGGGAGGAAGTACGAACAATCAGTATCAGCCCTCTTTGACGCTCGATTATGATTTTGACTTTTGGAACGAACGCAGCTCCCGCATTCTTGCGGCTACAAACAGTGCTTACGCCCAAAAAGCAACGATTGAAGCATCCAAAATCGCTTTATCAAGTGCCATTTGCGAAACGTATCTCTCATGGAATTTTGATGAACAGAAACTGGTTCTTTTGAGTACGTTGGAAAAAACGACCATGGAAGAACTTTCCATCATCACAAAGCAGTATCGTCTTGGACTGATCGACGCTACGGAAATCAACACGAAAAAGGCTGAACTGTCTCAAATAGCTCAACGCAGTGCGGAGCTTCATCGTGTGATCGAAGGGAAAAAGGAGAGTATTTGCGTTTTGGGAGGGTTTCTGCCATCGTATATCGATACCATGAAGCGCCCTCATATCAGTAATACGTTCAATGTCCCTTTGCCGAAAGAGATTGTGCTCAATCTCCTCGCACACCGTTCAGACGTTGCTATCGCTAAATACATGGCGCTGAGTAAAAGTCATATGATAGAAAATGCCAAAGCCAAGTTTTATCCGAATATCAGCCTCTCAGGGCTTATCGGGTTTACCTCGTTCAGCTGGGCGAGGCTGTTGGATCACTCCTCATATACTCCATCGGCAGGTGTCGCTCTTTCGTTGCCGTTATTGGATTGGGGTGAAAGAAATGCGAACCTCCAAAGCAATGTAGGCGACTACAACAGTTCTGTGTACGATTACAACCAAGTGGTGATCAAAGCGGCAAACGAAGTCGTCGTACTGATCAAACAAACCAAACTGATCGAGTCTCAAATCGACCTCCATCATGATGATTTGAATGCCAAATACGCCAATGTCTCTATCCGCCGCAAACAGTATTCATTGGGACTGAGTAATAAGCTTCCGCTTTTGACTGCGGATAAAACGGCATATGAGAGCGAGATGGAGGCATTGACACTGGATGAAACCAAATCGCAGCTTCAAATCTTCCTGATCAAAGCGCTCGGTGGCGGGTATTCCGATAAAGGGGAGAACAATGCAACCAAATAG
- a CDS encoding MarR family transcriptional regulator yields MSFESDKSIGFLIAKARNVLKNEFEKELKPYSLSYAHRIILIRLCEKDGLTQKDLAEDTYFEQSNLTLMLNKLEHKGLVERVQKESDRRAYLVTITPKGKKLKDALVQMGENVMEKALRGVDDTQKKELAKLLQSVHENLKSTKQ; encoded by the coding sequence ATGAGTTTCGAATCCGACAAGTCAATAGGCTTTCTCATTGCAAAAGCACGGAACGTCCTCAAAAATGAATTCGAAAAAGAGCTCAAACCCTATTCGCTTTCCTATGCTCACCGTATTATTCTCATTCGATTATGCGAAAAAGACGGTTTAACCCAAAAAGATTTGGCGGAGGACACCTATTTCGAGCAGTCAAACCTTACTCTGATGCTCAATAAGTTGGAACACAAAGGGCTGGTGGAACGGGTTCAAAAAGAGAGTGACCGAAGAGCGTATCTCGTCACAATTACCCCCAAAGGGAAAAAGCTGAAAGATGCATTGGTCCAAATGGGTGAGAATGTAATGGAAAAAGCGTTACGCGGAGTCGATGATACACAAAAAAAAGAACTTGCAAAACTGTTGCAATCCGTACATGAGAATCTAAAAAGTACAAAACAATGA
- a CDS encoding DMT family transporter encodes MKTDRTDTRRGITYMLVASFLFALTMLFAKLLSSSMGSVEVTFWRNAIGLIAIGMFVLRKPIQNVGGKPFTLIFRGVIGTVALLTFFYTISTSTLSNAIVYAKTEPIFTSLLAFFLLGEKLKLPAVFSVFIGFAGVAMLSGMSMGYLHVMGILTGLLSALAYTSVRSLKAYYDERTVVLSFMLSGVLIPAFLMILSEYTTSELFAFALSNFIVPHGVEWIWIILMGVAAAYGQIYMTRAYFYAKAGIVSTVSYSVILFATLFGMMLGDVLPTPMVIAGGLLIVLSGVILSRQK; translated from the coding sequence ATGAAAACAGACCGCACCGATACCCGCAGAGGCATAACCTATATGCTTGTTGCCTCTTTTTTGTTTGCCCTTACAATGCTGTTTGCAAAACTCCTTTCAAGCTCGATGGGGTCGGTAGAGGTCACGTTTTGGCGTAATGCCATCGGTTTGATCGCGATAGGGATGTTTGTACTGCGAAAACCAATCCAAAATGTCGGTGGCAAACCCTTTACCCTCATCTTTCGCGGAGTCATAGGAACCGTAGCACTTTTGACATTTTTTTACACCATCAGTACCTCTACCCTCTCCAATGCCATCGTTTATGCTAAAACAGAACCTATCTTTACCTCGTTGCTCGCCTTTTTTTTGCTCGGTGAAAAATTAAAACTACCTGCCGTTTTTTCCGTATTCATCGGATTTGCAGGCGTCGCGATGCTAAGCGGTATGAGTATGGGGTATCTTCATGTTATGGGAATTTTGACGGGTTTGCTCTCTGCATTGGCGTACACGAGTGTCCGAAGTCTTAAAGCCTATTATGACGAGCGGACCGTCGTCCTCTCTTTTATGCTCTCAGGTGTACTGATTCCGGCATTTTTAATGATTCTTTCGGAATATACGACTTCCGAGCTCTTTGCCTTTGCCCTCTCGAACTTTATTGTTCCTCATGGTGTAGAGTGGATCTGGATCATACTGATGGGGGTTGCGGCGGCATATGGACAAATTTATATGACACGCGCCTATTTCTATGCAAAAGCGGGAATCGTCAGTACGGTAAGCTATTCGGTCATACTGTTTGCAACATTGTTCGGAATGATGTTGGGTGATGTCCTCCCGACGCCGATGGTCATTGCGGGAGGGTTATTAATCGTACTTAGCGGAGTGATTCTTTCAAGACAAAAATAG